A single window of Aquarana catesbeiana isolate 2022-GZ linkage group LG10, ASM4218655v1, whole genome shotgun sequence DNA harbors:
- the LOC141110085 gene encoding olfactory receptor 4Q3-like, with translation MNSTNQHKVLAFTLLGLASFPRLSIALFLLLLITYILILLANLSIIVAVHFEARLLSAMYYFLSRLSLVDLCYATVTIPKILADFLSKTNTISSHSCITQLFFLHFFAGTECILLTVMSYDRYIAICHPLRYSCIMNKTVCHWLEFVCWATSCLHSIIQIITTCQLKFCGPNQIDHFFCDIHPLSVLACSDIFIIEIVYVANSGLISVLCFLVLLMSYMGIINTILKARSKEGLGKTFSTCAAHLTVVTLFFGSSVFIYLRPSVSYEVDKVVSVFYTMVTPLLNPIIYTLRNKEVKTAIKSIFGKKLL, from the coding sequence ATGAATTCCACTAACCAGCACAAAGTCCTAGCGTTCACTCTCTTGGGATTGGCCAGTTTCCCCAGGCTCAGCATAGCCTTATTTCTTCTCCTTCTCATTACCTACATTCTTATATTGCTGGCAAACCTGTCTATCATAGTGGCAGTCCATTTTGAAGCACGTCTCCTTTCAGCCATGTACTATTTTCTTAGTAGGTTATCCCTTGTAGACTTGTGCTATGCTACAGTGACCATCCCCAAAATTCTAGCAGACTTCCTTTCCAAAACCAACACAATCTCCTCCCATTCCTGCATCACCCAGCTGTTCTTCTTGCATTTCTTTGCAGGAACAGAGTGCATTCTCTTAACGGTCATGTCCTATGACCGCTACATTGCTATCTGCCACCCCTTACGCTATTCCTGTATTATGAACAAGACTGTCTGTCATTGGCTCGAGTTTGTTTGTTGGGCCACCAGTTGTTTACATTCCATAATTCAGATCATCACGACATGTCAACTGAAGTTTTGTGGACCAAACCAAATCGACCATTTCTTCTGTGACATCCACCCTTTGTCCGTGCTAGCCTGTTCAGATATTTTCATCATCGAAATAGTATATGTGGCCAACAGTGGTCTGATTTCTGTGCTATGCTTCCTTGTGCTACTTATGTCTTATATGGGTATCATTAACACCATACTTAAGGCCAGATCTAAAGAGGGCCTAGGAAAAACTTTTTCGACTTGTGCCGCACACCTCACTGTTGTCACCCTTTTTTTTGGGTCTAGTGTCTTCATATATTTAAGACCCTCTGTATCTTATGAAGTAGATAAAGTGGTGTCTGTATTCTATACAATGGTAACACCCCTACTGAACCCAATTATTTACACGTTAAGAAATAAAGAGGTAAAGACCGCCATCAAATCAATTTTTGGCAAGAAATTACTatga